The Streptomyces racemochromogenes DNA segment ACGGGTGCAACACCCTCGTCTGGACCCTGCGCCAGAGCCCGTACCACGACATCGACACCCCCGACACCGGCGTCGACACCGACATCCCCCGGCTCCGCGCCGGCGGGGTGGGCGCCCAGTTCTGGACGCTGCTCGTGCCCCCGGGCCGGCCCCGCCCGGACGCCGCCGCCGACCAGGTGGTGTCCGACACCCTCGAACAGATCGACGTGGCGCGGTCCCTGATGCGCCGCTACCCCGACAGCCTGTGCCTGGCGCTGAGCGCCGACGACATGGCCGACGCCCGCAACCGGGGCCGGATCGCCTCGTTCCTCGGCCCCGTCCCCGGCAGTACGCTCACCGACTCCCTCGGCGCGCTGCGGGCCTTCCACGCGCTGGGCGTGCGCCTCCTCGCGCCCGCCGGCGCCCCCTGGGCCGAGGAGGGCCTGACGGCCTTCGGCCACGAGGTGGTCAAGGAGGTGAACCGGCTGGCGATGCTGCTGGACCTGACGGGCTGCCCGCCGGCCTCCGCCTGCCAGCTCGCGGCGGCGTCCAAGGCACCGGTGATCATCTCGAACACGGGGGCCGCCGCCCTCAACCCGCATCCGGGCAACGTCACCGACGAGGTGCTGCTCGCGCTGCGGGCGGCGAACGGCCTGGCGATGGTCACCTTCGACACCGCCCGGACCGGGGACTCCCTGCACGCGGTGGCCGACCACCTGGACCACGTACGGGCCATCGCGGGCCCGGAGGGCGTCGGACTCGGCGCGGCCTTCGGCGCCGAGCGGGGCGGCCCCCGCCCGGCCGGCCTCGCGGACCCCTCGGGCTACCCGCACCTGATCGCGGAACTCCTGGAACGCGGCTGGACGGAATCCGACCTGGCCCTGCTGACCTGGGGCAACGCCCAGAGGGTGCTGCGCGACGCGGAGTTCACGGCCCGCGCCGCCCAGCACCGCAGAGCGCCCTAGGGCCCCCTAGGCCGCAGCGGCCTCCGGCGCCGGCCCGCGCCGGACGGTCGCCTTCCACAGCCGGACCACGGACCACACCGTGGCGTAGAGCAGGAGGCCGTTGCGCAGGCACAGCAAGGCCGTGCCGAGCGCGCTGGTGGCGAGGATGTCCGCGTACCAGACCGGGAAGATCAGCGTGGTCAGCGCGTTGGCGGCGACGAGCAGCCAGGCGACCGGGCGCTGGGTGGTGTTCCTGGAGGTCAGGCAGACCGCGGCGAGGCCGAGCAGCCAGATCATGTACTGCGGGCTGATGACGCGGCTGGTGACCGTGAAGACCAGGATCGCGCAGAGCGCGGCGTCGAAAGGCGTCGCGCTCGTCCAGTGGTTCGCCCGGACGCGCCACAGCAGGAGCAGCAGGAAGCCGGCCAGGGTCAGGGCGAGCGAGGCCCGCGCGATGTCCGCCACGTACGGGCCGATGTACTCGAAGGCCCCGTACTGGAAGTCGATCCAGCCGGGCCACAGGTCCAGGAAGCGGGCCGCCATCAGGACGGAGCCGCCGAGGGACTCGACCTGCACGCCGCGGTCGCCCTGGTTGCCGAGGAAGCCGAGCGTGTCGCTGAACAGCGCCGCGAAGACGGCGAGCAGCGCCACGCAGGACAGC contains these protein-coding regions:
- a CDS encoding dipeptidase, yielding MADLQDEPHSVGVGAEDVPAPAFTGGALDRAAELLAVHPVADGCNTLVWTLRQSPYHDIDTPDTGVDTDIPRLRAGGVGAQFWTLLVPPGRPRPDAAADQVVSDTLEQIDVARSLMRRYPDSLCLALSADDMADARNRGRIASFLGPVPGSTLTDSLGALRAFHALGVRLLAPAGAPWAEEGLTAFGHEVVKEVNRLAMLLDLTGCPPASACQLAAASKAPVIISNTGAAALNPHPGNVTDEVLLALRAANGLAMVTFDTARTGDSLHAVADHLDHVRAIAGPEGVGLGAAFGAERGGPRPAGLADPSGYPHLIAELLERGWTESDLALLTWGNAQRVLRDAEFTARAAQHRRAP